One region of Vigna angularis cultivar LongXiaoDou No.4 chromosome 10, ASM1680809v1, whole genome shotgun sequence genomic DNA includes:
- the LOC128194383 gene encoding uncharacterized protein LOC128194383: MALRLPPPPQPTEPDASNNARLLETVIDRLQQQNTTLMEQNATLMQQNQSAMQSLEASRTSSETTQRQLIEILAATGHTVGASSSNAAPPTAEWSLESFLQHHPAKFSGKGLPDEADQWLRDIEKIFNAKRCPDENRLAYAEYLLTGEASHWWTSARAILADARQPITWEVFRTKFYEEYFPDSVRFAKEVEFLQLVQGSMSVSEYTNRFKHLVRFNTMATSEVWQCRKFENGLRSDLKVLISSLCIRTFPAMVERAKVLERNMAEAERQKKQQQAIRGPIVSRGGAVQRRPPYARPNQSSQTSGSQAVVPVGPSGQGSVVCYQCGGPHYRSSCPQLVGVKHCNRCGRNGHSDHECNMSGRAVMRPPNVGRNQARGGRAQASGRVYAITSAEAASSEEEVLSVTLGQLKEDIMEGASCFLIMTHEDGGVRNENFGRSSTIGSNGRSVVDEFADVFPEEIPGLPPQREVEFTIDLVTTAAPISIQPYRMSPAELAELKEQIEELIEKKFIRPSVSPWGAPVLLVRKKDGSSRLCIDYRQLNKLTIKNKYPLPRIDDLLDQLHGAAVFSKIDLRSGYHQIRVKEDDIQKTAFRSRYGHYEYVVMPFGVTNAPAVFMEYMNRIFRPYLDKFVVVFIDDILIYSRTEDEHEEHLRLVLGVLREKELYAKLSKCEFWMKEIQFLGHVVSAGGISVDPAKVRAVLEWESPRSVTEVRSFVGLAGYYRRFIEGFARIVAPLTQLTRKDQPFAWTDRCEASFQELKVKLTSAPVLVISDTSKPFEVYCDASHQEGVEYEAEEVARVLEGLRLRATLSSREGERGSGRSKQKGGTCVVHDGARAELGGEFQRSKVTV; the protein is encoded by the exons ATGGCGCttagactccctcctccacctcaacctACCGAACCAGATGCAtccaacaacgctaggttgttggagacggTGATCGATCGTTTACAGCAACAAAACACGACCCTAATGGAACAAAATGCCACCCTGATGCAGCAAAATCAGAGTGCCATGCAAAGTTTGGAAGCCTCACGAACCAGTTCGGAAACAACTCAGAGGCAGCTGATAGAGATTCTAGCAGCAACCGGGCATACTGTGGGAGCGTCTTCTTCTAACGCTGCCCCGCCTACTGCtgaatggagcttggagagtttcctccaacaccatccggctAAGTTCAGTGGGAAGGGTCTCCCAGATGAAGCAGATCAGTGGTTAAGGGATATAGAGAAGATCTTCAATGCCAAGAGATGTCCAGATGAGAATAGATTAGCGTACGCAGAGTATTTGTTGACGGGGGAAGCAAGTCATTGGTGGACGAGCGCGAGAGCCATTCTAGCAGACGCGCGACAGCCGATCACTTGGGAAGTGTTTAGAACTAAATTTTATGAAGAGTACTTCCCGGATAGCGTTCGGTTTGCAAAGGAAGTTGAATTTCTGCAACTAGTTCAGGGGAGTATGTCTGTTTCAGAGTATACCAATAGGTTCAAGCACCTCGTCAGATTCAATACCATGGCCACGAGTGAAGTGTGGCAGTGTAGAAAGTTTGAAAACGGATTGCGAAGCGACTTGAAAGTACTGATCTCCAGTTTGTGTATCCGAACGTTCCCTGCTATGGTTGAGAGAGCCAAAGTATTGGAAAGGAACATGGCAGAAGCGGAACGGCAAAAGAAGCAGCAGCAAGCGATTAGGGGACCGATAGTGTCCAGGGGAGGTGCTGTCCAGAGGAGACCTCCTTACGCTCGTCCTAACCAATCTTCTCAGACGAGCGGATCTCAAGCAGTGGTTCCTGTCGGACCGTCTGGACAGGGAAGTGTGGTTTGCTACCAGTGTGGAGGGCCACATTATAGGTCTTCATGCCCTCAGTTGGTGGGAGTAAAGCACTGTAATCGTTGTGGAAGAAATGGACACTCGGATCATGAGTGCAATATGAGTGGGCGTGCGGTGATGAGGCCACCCAATGTTGGAAGGAATCAGGCGAGAGGAGGACGAGCCCAAGCAAGTGGGCGAGTGTATGCTATAACGAGCGCTGAGGCAGCGAGCTCAG aagaagaagttctttcagtgacgctcggtcagctgaaAGAAGATATTATGGAGGGCGCTAGCTGTTTCCTCATTATGACGCATGAAGACGGAGGAGTTAGGAATGAGAATTTCGGACGATCGTCAACTATTGGCAGCAATGGACGATCGGTTGTGGATGAGTTCGCGGACGTTTTTCCGGAGGAGATCCCTGGACTTCCCCCTCAGCGTGAAGTGGAGTTCACCATTGATTTGGTGACGACAGCGGCTCCCATCTCGATCCAGCCTTATAGAATGTCGCCTGCGgagttagctgaactcaaggagcagattgaagagttgataGAGAAGAAGTTCATTAGGCCGAGCGtctcaccttggggagcgcccgtGCTGTTAGTAAGGAAGAAGGATGGTAGCTCTCGGTTATGTATAGACTACAGACAACTaaataagctgaccatcaagaacaagtacccgTTGCCAAGGATAGATGACTTGCTGGATCAATTACATGGGGCTGCTGTGTTCTCGAAGATTGATTTGAGATccggatatcatcaaatcagaGTTAAGGAAGACGACATCCAGAAGACGGCATTCAGGTCTCGTTATGGGCATTATGAATATGTGGTGATGCCTTTTGGTGTAACGAACGCCCCAGCAGTGTTCATGGAGTATATGAACCGCATATTCAGACCCtatttggataagtttgtggtcgtcttcatagatgatattctcatctattcCAGGACCGAAGACGAGCATGAAGAGCATCTTAGGCTTGTACTTGGAGTGTTGCGGGAGAAggagttatatgccaagttgtctaagtgcgaattctggatgaaggagatTCAGTTTTTGGGTCATGTGGTGTCGGCTGGAGGCATCTCGGTGGATCCAGCGAAAGTGCGAGCGGTactggaatgggagagtccgcgTTCGGTCACTGAGGTGCGTAGTTTTGTTGGACTGGCGGGCTACTACAGACGTTTCATTGAAGGCTTTGCTAGAATAGTGGCACCGCTAACTCAGTTGACCCGAAAAGATCAGCCGTTCGCTTGGACAGATCGTTGTGAGGCCAGTTTCCAGgagttgaaagtgaaattgacgagcgctccagtgttAGTTATTTCGGACACTTCTAAACCTTTTGAAGTGTACTGCGACGCTTCTCACCAAG aaggagttgaatatgaggcagaggAGGTGGCTCGAGTTCTTGAAGGACTACGACTTCGAGCTACTCTATCATCCAGGGAAGGCGAACGTGGTAGCGGACGCTCTAAGCAGAAAGGTGGTACATGTGTCGTCCATGATGGTGCGCGAGCTGAGCTTGGTGGAGAGTttcagagatctaaggttacagtttGA